The following proteins come from a genomic window of Triticum aestivum cultivar Chinese Spring chromosome 6A, IWGSC CS RefSeq v2.1, whole genome shotgun sequence:
- the LOC123130928 gene encoding FCS-Like Zinc finger 7-like produces MLNKRPRSMVMRRKVSLASMPSVQRRVRQVSGDNKQARTRPIFFVSPCAEEMGAGGGGHHSLKRDAFTGLWMTAAFLAACGICAKPLAGKDAYIYRSEFAFCTMECREKYIEKDIKMENKRRLISIRKAPSDQSGSGGGSCSGPGKPI; encoded by the exons ATGCTCAACAAGCGGCCGAGGAGCATGGTGATGCGCCGGAAGGTCAGCTTGGCGTCCATGCCGTCGGTGCAGAGGCGGGTGCGCCAGGTGAGCGGCGACAACAAGCAGGCACGCACGAGGCCGATCTTTTTTGTGTCGCCTTGCGCCGAGGAGATGGGTGCCGGAGGCGGCGGCCACCACTCTCTGAAGAGGGACGCATTTACCGGGCTGTGGATGACGGCGGCGTTCCTGGCGGCCTGCGGCATCTGCGCCAAACCCCTCGCTGGCAAGGATGCTTATATCTACAG GAGTGAGTTTGCATTCTGCACCATGGAGTGCAGGGAGAAGTACATTGAGAAAGACATAAAGATGGAAAATAAGCGCCGCCTCATATCCATCAGGAAGGCCCCGTCAGACCAGTCCGGCAGCGGCGGGGGCTCGTGCAGCGGGCCAGGCAAACCCATTTAG